From the Excalfactoria chinensis isolate bCotChi1 chromosome 1, bCotChi1.hap2, whole genome shotgun sequence genome, one window contains:
- the SPRY2 gene encoding protein sprouty homolog 2, producing the protein METRTQHGSGSQALLQTRRDSGRPHGEPDLRDVLTQQVHILSLDQIRAIRNTNEYTEGPTVAPRPGVKSAPRPANQPKNERPHGLPEHRHFSRVQHTQMHASPRAPLSRSISTVSTGSRSSTRTSTSSNSSEHRLLGSSSGPIADGIVRMQPKSELKSSELKPLSKEDLGAHSYRCEDCGKCKCKECTYPRTLPSCWICDKQCLCSAQNVVDYGTCVCCVKGLFYHCSNDDEDNCADNPCSCSQSHCCTRWSAMGVVSLFLPCLWCYLPAKGCLKLCQGCYDRVNRPGCRCKHSNTVCCKVPSVPPRNFEKPT; encoded by the coding sequence ATGGAGACGAGAACTCAGCATGGCAGTGGGTCGCAGGCCTTGCTACAGACTCGGCGTGACAGTGGGAGGCCGCATGGGGAGCCCGACCTGCGGGATGTCCTGACGCAGCAAGTCCACATCCTGTCCCTGGACCAGATCAGAGCCATCCGCAACACAAATGAGTACACAGAGGGACCGACGGTGGCTCCACGGCCAGGGGTCAAGTCTGCTCCTCGTCCAGCAAACCAACCCAAAAATGAGAGGCCCCATGGCCTGCCTGAGCATCGCCATTTTAGCCGGGTTCAGCACACGCAAATGCACGCTTCTCCTAGGGCACCTCTGTCCCGCTCCATCAGCACAGTCAGCACAGGCTCACGGAGCAGTACAAGGACAAGTACGAGCAGTAATTCCTCTGAACATAGACTTCTAGGATCATCTTCAGGGCCAATTGCTGACGGGATAGTCCGCATGCAGCCCAAGTCTGAGCTCAAGTCGAGCGAGCTGAAGCCGCTGAGCAAAGAAGATTTGGGAGCACACAGCTACAGGTGCGAGGACTGTGGGAAGTGCAAGTGCAAGGAGTGCACGTATCCAAGGACCCTTCCATCGTGTTGGATCTGTGACAAACAGTGTCTTTGCTCAGCCCAGAACGTGGTCGATTACGGGACTTGTGTATGCTGTGTGAAGGGCCTTTTCTATCACTGCTCCAACGATGACGAGGACAACTGCGCTGACAACCCCTGCTCTTGCAGTCAGTCGCACTGCTGCACTAGGTGGTCAGCCATGGGTGTGGTGTCCCTCTTCCTGCCTTGCTTGTGGTGTTACCTGCCAGCCAAGGGTTGCCTTAAGTTATGCCAGGGCTGTTACGACCGGGTCAATCGGCCTGGGTGCCGCTGTAAACACTCCAACACGGTTTGCTGCAAAGTTCCCAGTGTCCCCCCCAGGAACTTTGAAAAGCCAACATAG